CGTCCGAATCCGGCTCACCGAAGAACATCACGTCCCCGAGGACGAATTTGCGCGGCTCAAGGTCGGCAATGACTGCGATCGCCTCACGCTTTCCTCATCCGAGAGGTGGTGCAGGGCGAAGTTCGAGGTAATCATGTCGACCGGGCCGTCGTAGTTCGGTTCCCGAAAGGTTCCGAGGTCGAACGCGAGGTTCTCGAGGCCTTCGTCATCGGCCTTTTCCTCGGCTTGGGCCATCATCTCCTCGCTGATGTCGCGGCCGACGACCTGCTTCGCATCGGGGGCGAGCGCGAGCGCGATCGCACCCGTGCCGGTCGCCAGATCGAGGACAACATCGTCGGCCGCGGGAGCGGCGTGCTCGACAACGAGGTTCGCACAGGCGTGATACTCTTCGGACTTCGACTCGTCGTATTCGCCGGCCTTTTCGTCGAACCGTGCGGCGTGCTCCTCAAGACTCTTCTTCATATCTGCCTCGTTCGACCCCCGGCTCAATGAACGACTCGGAGTGGACGTGGCGATTATGCTCGGCCAGTCGGCCCCACTCCGCGAGGCCGTCCTCGATAACTTCGGGCGCAAAGCCGATCTGCTCGCCGAGGGCTTTCAGTTCGCGGGGTGCCCGCATCTCGAGGTGCGAACGCGGATCCGCGCTGACGACGAAGGGGGCGTCGTAGTGGTCGACGATCTCCCGGAGCTTTCGCAGCGACTGCACGACCCGGACGCGGTGGCCGCCGCTCTCTCGCAGGACTTCGGAGAGGTTGAACTCGATCCGAACGCCGTTCTCGACGGCAGCTTTCGCTAAAACGTGGTTCACGTCACCGCCCCCGGTCATCGGATGGGCGAGCACGTCGACCTTCGGCTGTTCGACGGCGAATCGGTTCAGACCGTTCGTGCCGCCGTGGATGCCGACGATCGTCTCCGACGTCCGGTAATTCCCTACCGACCCGCTCGCCTGCTGTGGGTCGTCGGCTCGAATCTCGACACCCTCGACGACATCGATCCCGTACTCCTCGCGAATCTCTTTGGGATCGTAGTCGGCTCGAGCGTCGCCGTGATTGCGCACGACCACGCCCTCGTAGCCGTAGTCGGCCGCCGTCTTCGCGAATCTGGCGACCGTGCTCTGTCCGTCGGGATGGGCGTGGACGGCCTCGTACATATGCGAATCGTCTCACGGCGACGACTTGGGGTTTGCGTCATGCAGATCGAACAAACGCAGCTGTCGTGGCCGGGAGCGCGGCTCGAACGACAGTGAGGGCTGCGCGATCCAATGGAAGAGCAAACTCTTCCGAGCAGCGAGGGACCAGCAGTCCCTCGAGCAGTCGGCGCGAAGTCGTTCGAACGATCGAAGATCGTTCGTGATGCCGAAAATCGGAGATTTTCGGGCCACGCCGACAGCCTCGCGGAAACGAAGTTTCCGCTCAACGGGAGAGGGCAGGCGGTTACCAGATTCCGACCGCGAGCGGACCCGAAGGGTGAGCGAGCGGGCCGACGACTGGCCCAGAAGCCGCGTTTGGCACGGCTGACGGGGAAGGAGGAGTGTTCTCGTGAACGAAGTGAACGAGAGTTCGGAAGACGCAAAGCGTCTTCCGGTACTTTTGATCGAAACTGAGCGGGATCGAAGATCCCGCGAGGTCGTCGGGCGGCAGCGCCGCCCGACTGCAAGCGATTCCTCCGGAATCGCCCAGTCCAAAAGAGCGCTTCGCGCTCTTTTGAAGATTTTACCGAGGGACATCGCGGTCGTGGTGGTTTGCGACCGCGATAGACCGTCGTTCGAGACGGCGAAGCCGTCTCGTGATCAAGCGAAACCGACGGTTTCGCTGACCTCGCGGAACTTCGTTCCGCTCAGTCACGAAAGACGCTTCGCGTCTTTCGAACGACAGAGTGAAATTTCGGTTCAGTTGAGTATGGACTGAGCCACCGTTGCAAGCTGGCCGTTGTCGGCCTCGCTGAGGCGGTCGTCGCCGATCTTAAGACGTAGGCGCGGCCGACCGACGTCGATCGGGACCTTCTCGGTGTCGATCAGACCCATGTCCTCGAGTTTGGTCTTCGTTCGGGAGAACGTCGCCTTCGAGGCGATCCCGACGTCCTCGCCCCACTTGCTGATGTCGTAGAGCAGCGCTTCGTTCTTGGCTGCCACGAGCAAGGAGATGGTGACCTCGTCGAGGCCGTCGCCGTCGCCGCGAGCGGTCTCGAGGGAGTTGAGGATGGCGGTGAAGTCGGCCTCGGCCTCGGGACTGATCTCGTCGGACAGCGTTTCGCGGACATCCGTGATCGGCGGGGTCCGGAGGTTGAAGTCGGTGGCGTCCTCCCAGCGACCCGCGTAGGTGTCGTAGGTGTCTTCGACGAAGCTCTCGTCGTCCGTGGTGAGCCCGCCGACGCGGTCGCCGGCGTGGACCAGCGCAACAACGCGGTCCTCGCTGGCCAGCAGCGAGTTCTCGGGTGCCTCCTCGAGCGTTCGGAGCGACAGTGCGCCCTCGCTGATGAGGTCGGCAGCGTTCGAGGCGACGATGAAGTCGTCCATGACGTCTTTCAGGGTTCGTTCGTCGGCGAGCATGTGGACCGACGGCAGCTCGCCGTCGAACGCTGTCGCAACGGAAACGAACTCTTCGATGGCGTCCCGCGATGGGTTGACCATGTAGATATCACCGCTCGTGTCCTCGAGCACGGATTCGAGGATATCGTCAATCTGGTGGTTAAGTAAATTCGAGGTCATGCCTATACAGAAGTAATCGAGAGCACCGTACTTAATTTTGGTGGCCGTTTGCACACCAGAACTTCTCCCCTAGGGTCTGTACCGGTAATTTTGTCCGATGATTCGTTAGTTCGCCGATGAAAAATGGATATCACTTCTAGCGGGCCCGAGACGAAAACCCCACCCCTCTTCGGGAGGAGGGTGACCCAGATACCCAGTGGCGAGCGGGGATCTGTCTGCGTGCCAACGATAACTATATACCGGAAACGTGTTATTACGATATCGTATGGGTGTTCGACGCAACCGACTGTGGCGGGCCGTACAGGAGTTGGTCGAGAGCGCAGCAAACGGGATAGAAACCGACCGAGCGTCGCGACGGTTCACGGCGCGGGCGAAGCGAGTCAGTACGTACGGTGGACCGTAGTCGGTCACTGATCGAACCGCTTACTCAATTCTTTCGACCAGTAGATGTCGCCGTCATAGATTACCGACGCTTCCGTCTCTTCGAGCATGGTCGCCAGTTCCGGCTCCGCCAGCGTAAAACTCGACTCGTTCCCACAGAGGTGGGCGTACTCATTAGTCTCGGTGTGCGGGAAGTAGTATGACCCGGTCACCCGCGTCGAATAGCAATCGAGCGTCAATAGGTACTGCTGGTCGCTCTCGCCTGTCTCGAGTTCCTCGAGTCGCGCGGTCGTCGGATTGCGGTTTTCGCCCTGGGTAAGTGAGTGGGTGCCGTCGCCGACGACGGCGTAGTCTTTGCCCATCATGATCCGTCTGCGAGCGAGCGCCATCGCGCGTTCGATGCTGAAGCCGTGAACCAGTAGTTTGGCGAACGTCGATCCGACCTTGACGGCGTGGTCGTTCAACACCTTGGTGAACGTGACGGCACCGGCGACGCTCCCCTTTTCGATTAGGTTCATGCCCTCGTAGAAGGAGCCACAGGCGTTCAGGAAAAACGTCTGTGCGTTACAGCGATCGAGGCTTGAGGTCGCGAGCGTCCCGTCGGGACAGCACAGTCCGCCGGTTTCGCAGTGGCCGATGTAGTGGACGAAATCGTGGTCGTCCTCCAAGACGCGGGCGAGGTCGGCCGTCTCGAGCGACTCCGCGACGGTGAGATCCATCGTGAGTTCCTCGGAGCGCTGACGATAGATCTCGGCGACGTCGTCGTGCTCGCCGGCCATCTCCGGATCGTTGAGGACGACACAGATCGAGGTCGAGTCGCTCGTCCGCTCGAGGAAGTCCAGCCGGTTGTGGTAGGCCGTGGGCGTCGATTTGAAGACGTCGATCGGGACACCGTCCGCGAGCCAGCCGTGGGTGCGGCCGCTCCGGAGGTCGGGTTTGACGATGTCGACCGAGGCGACCTGACCGGTAGTGGCCCGACTGGGTCCGGGGTCGCCGCCGACTCCGGCCCCGTGTCCGGCTTCGATTCCGGAGGCTAGTTCAGCGGGTCCGGAACCGTCGCCCCGATAGAAGTCCTCGAGCGAGCGTTCGACTAACTCCTGGCCCTCGAGCTCGGAGGTTCGGGGCGTGTAAATCATGCTCAGCCGGTCGAGCAAGAAGGGGAGCGTTTCGACGCTGTCGTAGGTCGGAGTGACGTACGTCGAGAGGTGCCACTCCGGGAGGCGGTGTTTGATTGCTGCGTAGGGGACGTCGAGGTAGGTCGCCAGTCGGTCCTGTGGCGACGCGTGATACAGCACGTCAGCGTCGAGACCGAGCGCCGCGAGCAGGCTGTGCTCCGAGAGGGTCGTTCCGTGGGGACCGGCGTTCCGGACGAGGCAATCGAGGAAGAACGTCTTCCGAAGCAGTTGCTCGACGTCGCGCTCTAAGTTTGGCATCGGCGAGAGTTCCTCCTCGATGGCGTGATCGCGGAGCCGGAGCCGCGGTCGCTCGAGGGCCGCCCCGGGTCGGTTTCCGAGTGCCTCGTCCGTCGTACGGACGGTTGCCTGCAGGTAGTACGCCAGCGGCGCGGTCACGAACAGCGATTCGAACTCCGGCGGGACGATCAGTTCGATCCCGTGATCGGGAGTATCGGACCGAATACAGTCGGAAATCTCGAGTTCGTCGCCGCGTTCGATCAGCGACGGGTGGCCGCGGAGGGTGGGGTACGACCGGTCCGAGCGGTCGGTCTTGTGCGAGGCGGCCATGTGAGTAATGGCTTCGGCGATTGCCGACGGGGAGTCCGGCACAGTGATCGTGCCGGCGGGGAACTCGTGGCGACAGCGGACCCCGAGGATGACGCGCGTTCGCTCCGGAAAAGAAACGATGATCTCCTCGTAGTCGTCGGTCTTTTCGATCGTCGCCACACCGGCGAACCGGAGGTAGGCCTTGATCTCCGTATCGATGTCGACGATGTACTCGCCGGGCGATAGCGTGAGCGGCTCTCCGCTGGGGTCAAGTTCGTACTGCTCCTCGAGTCCGAGGGAGAACGCGTAGACGACCGCGTGGGGGAATCGGAGCTCGTCCGTCGTCAGGGCGACCGTCTCGTCAACCGGGCGCGAAACGTCGGCGTCGGAACTGTTGACGTCGAGTTCGTCACCGTTGACCGCTAACTCGGCGTTGTCCGCGTCGGTGACGTGGAGGGTGTCGCCGTCTACCGCCCACTCGATCATTCGGTTGGCAGAATGTCACTGCGACAAGTTAGTTGTATCGGGCTGTGAGGATGTGGCAAATGGCATCATGGAACACTCTACTCGGATGCGATATTGACCAGTAATAGTGGATAGAATACAGGTAGTGACGAACCGTTCGCTATCGAACAGGCCGTTGCGTTCGCGGTGAGCGCCAGACGGTGAGCGTGCGGTCACTGATCGTTCAAGCAAGTCTAGTGGCCTCACTTGCCGGGGAAGGGTACACTTATGCAGCCGCCAGACTGCAGTTCGGATATGAACCACGATCAGGTTCGGGACGTCGATCCCGCCGTCGCCGACGCGCTCGAGGGCGAGGTAGACCGCCAGCGAGAGACGTTACAGATGATCGCCAGCGAGAACCACGCCAGCGAGGCCGTCATCGACGCACAGGGCAGTGCGCTGACGAACAAGTACGCCGAGGGCTACCCCGGCGAGCGCTACTACGGCGGCTGCGAGTACGCCGATGAGGTCGAACAGCTCGCGATCGACCGCGCGACGGAGCTGTTCGGTGCCGAGCACGTCAACGTCCAGCCCCACTCGGGCACCCAGGCGAACCAGTCGGTCTACTTCGCGATGCTCGAGCCCGGCGACAAGATCCTATCACTGGATCTGAACCACGGCGGCCACCTCAGCCACGGCCACCCGGCGAACTTCACGGGCCAGCTCTACGAGGTCGAACAGTACGAGGTCGACCCCGAAACGGGCTACATCGACTACGACGACCTCGCCGACCACGCCGCCGAGTTCGACCCGGACATCATCGTCTCGGGGTACTCCGCGTACCCGCGCGAGATCGAGTGGGAGCGCATTCAGGACGCTGCCGATAACGTCGACGCGCTCCACCTCGCGGACATCGCCCACATCACCGGGCTCGTCGCGGCGGACGCTCACCCATCGCCGGTCGGCATCGCGGACTTCGTCACCGGGTCGACCCACAAGACGATCCGCGCCGGTCGCGGCGGCATCGTCATGTGCGACGAGGAGTACGCCGACGACATCGACGCCGCCGTCTTCCCCGGCGGGCAGGGCGGCCCCCTTATGCACAACATCGCCGGCAAGGCCGTCGGCTTCAAGGAAGCCCTCGAGCCCGCGTTCGAGGACTACGCCGAACAGACGGTCGCGAACGCAAAGGCACTGGGTGAGTCGCTCTCTGAGAACGGCTTCTCGCTGGTCTCCGAGGGTACTGACAACCACCTCGTGCTCGTCGACCTCCGCGAGAGCCACCCCGACACCTCCGGCGGCGACGCCGAGGAGGCCTTAGAGGACGCCGGCATCGTCCTCAACGGAAACACGGTGCCCGGCGAGACGCGCTCGCCGTTCAACCCGAGCGGTATTCGTGCTGGGACGCCGGCGCTGACCACCCGCGGCTTCGACGAGGACGACTGCCGGACCGTCGGCGACCTGATTTCCCGTGTCGTCGACGCTCCGGAGGACGAAGCCGTCATCGAGGCGGTTCGCGAAGAAGTCGCGACGCTGTGCGACGAGAACCCGCTGTACGAGTAGGAAAGTGGGCGGTCGGCCCGACGCATTCTATCGGATCCGATCACCAACCCGTTCGTTTGTATCGGTCGCGATTGGCGGCCGTGTGGAACGTTCAATCGCGTCACGTCCTCGAGTATCACGGGGTACTTCCTAGCCGACTAACACGACTGCAAGTAAACCGACAGCGATCGCCGCGACCAGCGTCAGTGCCACGGTGAGACTGAAACCGACGACCGGCGAGAGAGAGCTCACCGAATCGCATGTCGTCGAACTCGAAGCCATGGGTGTCTCATAGAGCGCAGATGAGAAGAACGTACGCTTCAACTCAGTTCTCGATTCGCTCTTTGACCACGTGCAACGTCGCCTGTCACTCGCCGGCACGCGGCTTTTCCGCCGGCTCGCCGTACCGCCGCCAATGTCCACACGTCCGACCGGAACCATCCTGGACGACGACAGGTTGCTCGCGCTTCGGGAGACCGACGAGACGGCGGCCTCGGCGTTAGCAGTCGAGGTAACGCCTGTGGCCGATCGCATGGGTGCCACGAGCGGCGAGCACATCGACTGGGACGTCGACGAGTACGAGGATCAGCCAATGCTCGTGTACAGCGGGATCGACGAGGCGGCTACCGCCGATGCGCCCTATCCGCGCCAACTTAGGGAGGAAAACGGCGAGATCGTCGCGCCCGTCCCCGACCCACTGGTACGGGCCGAGCCGCCCGAGGGGCTGGGCCTCGACCTCGAGACCTACGACGCAGACGATCCATTGCTGTTCGACGCCATTACGACCGGCGAGACGATCGGACTCGTTCCGGTCCGGTTCGACGATGGAGGAGCCTTTCGTGCCGACCCGTTGCCGGGCGTCGCAGACGACAGCGACCCCGTCGCAGAGGGGGTCATCGAACACGAGGGCCGCGGGGATCCGACACCCCGTCCCGAGACGATGAGCGCGCCGATCGATCCCGATGTGCTCGAATCAACCCTTGCTGAGACCGAGCACGATGTCTCCGAAACCGACGTGATCGGAATCCTCGAGGCGATCGAACGTCTCGGTCTCGCCGGGATGGGCGACCACGTCGCCGGTGTCCCGCCGCTCTCGGCCGATAACCGGGCTGTCTGCCTGCTCGAGGATGGCGTCTGGACGGACCGGATCGGACCCGACCTCGAGGCCGAGGACGTAGACGTCGGTCCGGACGTGCTGGCGGTCGCTCGGACGGTCCACGAGCGACAGGCTCGAGCGTTGATCGATGCGGCCGGGACGACCGACTATCAGGGCCTCGAAGACGAGTACGCCTTGCTCGTGACCGACGCACGCGACACCGCCGAGTGGGAGGTTTCGGAATCGGGGACCGCCGATCGAAGCGGCACGAACTGACCGGCACACGACTTGTGCTCTCGTGCCAAGTCGATCGGAGAGGGCGTCTGAGCGAGTCGCTTTACCCGTCCCACGATGAGTTCGGTCGGTGGATTCTCGCTCGCCTTCTTCCTCAGCGGGCCGACCCGTGATTCCGCCGGCATACTCGTCGGTTCTGGCCGGTCCGAAACAGACTGAGCGTGTCGTGTGGTTCCGCATACCATATCTTTTTCCGGCCAATTCACGTGAATTAGTTCACATGATGGATGACTCTGCAACGGAGATGTATCGATCGCGGACCGACGCGCTGACGACCGACGTCGGCGAGGGACAGCCCGTCGTCTTCGCCCACGGGACACTGATGGATCGGACGATGTTCGCGCCGCAACTCGAGGCCCTGCACGATGAGTACCGGGCCATCGCCTACGACCTGCGGGCGCGAACGGACCGGTACGCGCCAGGTTACGACCTGTGGGATCTGGCCGACGACTGTGCGGCGGTACTCGACGGGATCAGCGAGGACAGCGCTGTCATCGCCGGCATGTCGCTGGGCGGGTTCATGGCGCTTCGCTTCGCGCTCGCGTATCCGGAGCGCGTCGACGGCCTCGTCCTGATCGACTCAATGGCCGCACCCCATCCCGAGGAGGAACGGGCGGCGTTCAGCGACCTCGTCGAGCCCTACGAGGACGTGCTCGAGCCGATGCCACGAGAGATCGCCGAGGGGTCAGCGGCCGAGCTGTTTGGCGAGACGACCCGCGAGGAGACCCCCGAACTCGTCGAGACGTGGATCAATCGCTGGGAGACCTATCCCGGGAAAGCAGTCTACCACGAACTCAACTCGTGGCTCGGCCGCCCGGACGTCACCGACCGCCTCTCGGAGATCGACGTCCCGGTGCTGATCGTCCACGGCGAGGAAGACCCATCGCTCCCGCCGTCGCGGGCCGAGCCGATGCTCGAGGAACTGTCTGACGCCGAGATAGAGCTCATACCAGCGGCGGGTCACACCTCGAACCTCGAGCGGCCGGAGCCGGCTAACGACGCGATCCGATCATTCCTCGACGAGCGGTTCTGAGTGATTCTATTCACGTACGTGTCTATTTGGGACGAATATGACGCTGTTCTGCGCACGAATCCGGGGATTAATGAGCCTCGCGGCCGCCCACTCAGGTAATGACTGAGATCATCGATGGGAACGCCGTCGCGAGCGAGATTCGAGACGACCTGACGGACGCGATCGAGACACTCGCCGACGCGGGTTCGCGGCCGGGACTGGCGACCGTGCTCATGGGCGACGACCCCGCGAGCCAGACCTACGTCAACATGAAACAGCGCGACTGTGAGGAGGTCGGCATCGAGAGTTACCATGTCGACGTCGACGGCGACGCCTCGCCCGAGACGCTGTACGATGAGATCGCCGATCTCAACGACACCGACGACGTTCACGGCTACATCGTGCAGGCACCGGTTCCCGACCACGTCGACTACCGCGACGTGATCCGCCGCGTCGACCCGATCAAGGACGTCGACGGCTTCCACCCGGAGAACGTCGGCCGACTCGTCGCCGGCGACGCTCGCTTCCGTCCCTGTACCCCCCACGGCGTCCAGAAGCTCCTCGAGTCCGCCGACATCGAGACCGAGGGCAAGGATGTGACGATCGTCGGCCGCTCGGACATCGTCGGCAAGCCACTCGCGAACCTACTGATCCAGAAGGCCGATGACGGCAACGCGACGGTAACGGTCTGTCACTCTCGAACCGACGACCTCGCTGCAAAGACTCGCAGCGCGGACATCGTCGTCGCAGCGGTCGGCGTCCCCGAACTTATCGACGGCTCGATGCTCGAGGACGGAACGGTCGTCATCGATGTCGGCGTCAACCGGGTCGACGCTGACAACGACAAGGGGTACGAACTCGTCGGCGACGTTGAGTTCGAGAGCGCAAAGGAGAAAGCGAGCGCGATTACACCCGTCCCCGGCGGCGTCGGTCCGATGACCCGCGCAATGCTCCTCTACAACACGGTCAAGGCCGCGAGCCTGCAGGAGGACATCAACGTCGACCTCCCCTGAGTCGCTGACTCGGGGCTTAATTTCGCTTCTCCCGCTTATCGTCGCGTTCGCTGACTCCCGCTTCGGTCACTCATCGTCTTGCCCGTCAGTCGATCGAATCGAACTCGAGAGCGTCCAGTCGCTCTTGGGCCTGCGAGAACGCGACCTCATCGCCGCGCAGACCGTTGGCCAGATTGCGGGTCGCCTCGACGAGCCGTTCGGCGGTCCCCGGCTCGACGTCGCCGTCGAGCATTCGGATCCGTTTGACGTGCTCGCCGAGCGTCTCGAGGGCGCTCCGTTCGCTCGCGGTCAGGTCGCGGTTGTCGGTCCAGGTCCGAACGTCGCGTCGATACTCGCGGACTGCATTCGCGTACGCGAGCCCGCGGGCTGCCCGAAGCGAGCGCGGGACTTCGTCGGCGGGCGGCCGCTCGCCCTGATCGGCATCGCGGAGCAGCGAGAGAAAGTACAGCTCTTCGCGGTCCTCGAGTCGGATCTCACGGGTGACGATGTCGGCGACGTGGAGCAGTTCGATTGCAGCGAGATAGGTGTCGTCGAGTTCCCGGAGGGTGCCGGCGTTGACGAACCCGCGCCGGCGAACGTACTCGCGACAGCGGTCGCCGGCCCGTTCGGCGAGTTCGTCTGGACCGGCCTCATCAATCGCGTTCCGAACGGGGGTGAGATCGAACGCGACCTGCAGGTCCGTGTGTTCGGTGCGTTCGTCGACGCCAACGCTTCGCAGGCTTCCACAGGCCGGACAGCCGACGCTGCCGGTCTCGTAGTACGACCAGCGGGTCCCACACTCCTTGCACTCGCGCTCACCCCGGATTTCATGGACGAAGCTACGGTCGGGACACCAAAAGTCCCATCGACCCGCCACGGTCAGGTGGTGTTGACCACCGTTCGGTTCGAACCGCCGGTTGAAATCATCATCGGGTACTTTCGATCCCCGCTGAGTATCGCTTCTCGTGATAATTCGGGCCCGTTGACGGTGTGAAGGCGATGATGGTCACCGGTTACGGGACGTCGTTCAATAGGTGATTAACGGGCGGCAGGTGCAGGCGACATCGAAACCAGCTGGAACGTCCAACCCGAATATATGTCCCGGAGACTGAACCGGCGGACGTTCGTGACCGCGGCAGGAACAGCAAGTGCACTCGCGCTCGCCGGCTGTGCCGACAGCGGCCCCGGCGGTAACGAGACGGAAGACGAGAACAATACAACCGGTGACGAAAACGAGACCGAAGACGGAGGGAGCGAGACGTACACGCTGACCGTTACGGTCGAAGACGATGAGGGACCGGTCGAAGGCGCGACCGTCACCCTCGAGGAAGCGGGCATGGGTGGTATGACCGACGATGGAACGGACAACGAGTCCGAGAACGCGTCCGAGGAGACGACGGTCGACGACGATGGGATGGGCAACATGACGGAAAACGAGACGGACAATGAGTCCGACAACGAATCGGGCAACGAGTCCGATAACGAGACCACGTCCGATATCGGCGGTCAGAGCTTCCCCATGGAAGACGAGACCGATCAGGACGGCGAGGTCGAGTTCGAGGAACTCGAGGACGGAGAATACACTGTCAGCGCCGAATCCGAGGGCGAACAAACCGAAGACGACGTCGAAATCGATGGCGGCGACGAGGACGTCACGCTGACGTTCGGCGAGGGCGGAACCGGCGGTAACGAGACGGAAAGCGGAAACGAGACCAACGAGAGCGAAGACGAGAACAGTTCGTAATCGGTTCCACCGGGCCCAGTCAGGGCCGTGTCCCATCGATTTCGATCGTATCGGCCTCGAGAATCAAAGCGCGCGACCTTTTTTGACGCGAACGGCGAGCGGACGGACATCGCGTATCGAGCAGTTGCTGTTCACGATGGAAACGACCGCTCGAGATCGTTTCACGGCGGAAACCCCTCCCTTCTGATCTGAAACAACGACGCTTGACAGATAGTGCGGAGCTGGTCGACAGCGGCAGTCAACTCTCGTTATCGAGTCACTCTCGTTCGCGCACGTGTGATCGGTCAGCAGGCCGCTGTCCGGTCGAGTGAGATTCCCGGACCGAAGGAATGGCACTGCATCCGCTCGGCGTAGCGGCTTTTTTCCCCTTTCGGTCGATAGTCACGGGTATGCGTGACGAAGAAGAAATCCGCGAGCAGTACGAGTTCCTCAAAGAGCACCTCGAGAGCGACGAGATGCGCCACGACGGCGTCGAGGAGATGTTTACGTACTATAAACGCGCGATCGGTTGGGTGCTCGAGGAAGAGCACATCTGAGTGCGACCGCGTGCACCGGGGTGGTACCGTCGGCCACCCTGCTCTGTGTCGTTACATTTAAGTACATCCGGCGGAACTTTTCACGTGACGCTTCGCTTGGAGGGCCGAAGCGTCAGCGGGGACCAATTCAGGGCGGCAAGCGATCGCGTGACATTTTTCCGTCACGCGATCTGCTTTCCTGTTTCGATCTTATACTTACCCAGTAGCGGTGCCGACGGTTATTATCGATAAATA
This genomic stretch from Natrinema sp. SYSU A 869 harbors:
- a CDS encoding RNase P subunit p30 family protein, whose product is MYEAVHAHPDGQSTVARFAKTAADYGYEGVVVRNHGDARADYDPKEIREEYGIDVVEGVEIRADDPQQASGSVGNYRTSETIVGIHGGTNGLNRFAVEQPKVDVLAHPMTGGGDVNHVLAKAAVENGVRIEFNLSEVLRESGGHRVRVVQSLRKLREIVDHYDAPFVVSADPRSHLEMRAPRELKALGEQIGFAPEVIEDGLAEWGRLAEHNRHVHSESFIEPGVERGRYEEES
- a CDS encoding DUF5821 family protein, whose amino-acid sequence is MTSNLLNHQIDDILESVLEDTSGDIYMVNPSRDAIEEFVSVATAFDGELPSVHMLADERTLKDVMDDFIVASNAADLISEGALSLRTLEEAPENSLLASEDRVVALVHAGDRVGGLTTDDESFVEDTYDTYAGRWEDATDFNLRTPPITDVRETLSDEISPEAEADFTAILNSLETARGDGDGLDEVTISLLVAAKNEALLYDISKWGEDVGIASKATFSRTKTKLEDMGLIDTEKVPIDVGRPRLRLKIGDDRLSEADNGQLATVAQSILN
- the glyA gene encoding serine hydroxymethyltransferase, giving the protein MNHDQVRDVDPAVADALEGEVDRQRETLQMIASENHASEAVIDAQGSALTNKYAEGYPGERYYGGCEYADEVEQLAIDRATELFGAEHVNVQPHSGTQANQSVYFAMLEPGDKILSLDLNHGGHLSHGHPANFTGQLYEVEQYEVDPETGYIDYDDLADHAAEFDPDIIVSGYSAYPREIEWERIQDAADNVDALHLADIAHITGLVAADAHPSPVGIADFVTGSTHKTIRAGRGGIVMCDEEYADDIDAAVFPGGQGGPLMHNIAGKAVGFKEALEPAFEDYAEQTVANAKALGESLSENGFSLVSEGTDNHLVLVDLRESHPDTSGGDAEEALEDAGIVLNGNTVPGETRSPFNPSGIRAGTPALTTRGFDEDDCRTVGDLISRVVDAPEDEAVIEAVREEVATLCDENPLYE
- a CDS encoding alpha/beta hydrolase, whose protein sequence is MMDDSATEMYRSRTDALTTDVGEGQPVVFAHGTLMDRTMFAPQLEALHDEYRAIAYDLRARTDRYAPGYDLWDLADDCAAVLDGISEDSAVIAGMSLGGFMALRFALAYPERVDGLVLIDSMAAPHPEEERAAFSDLVEPYEDVLEPMPREIAEGSAAELFGETTREETPELVETWINRWETYPGKAVYHELNSWLGRPDVTDRLSEIDVPVLIVHGEEDPSLPPSRAEPMLEELSDAEIELIPAAGHTSNLERPEPANDAIRSFLDERF
- a CDS encoding bifunctional methylenetetrahydrofolate dehydrogenase/methenyltetrahydrofolate cyclohydrolase, coding for MTEIIDGNAVASEIRDDLTDAIETLADAGSRPGLATVLMGDDPASQTYVNMKQRDCEEVGIESYHVDVDGDASPETLYDEIADLNDTDDVHGYIVQAPVPDHVDYRDVIRRVDPIKDVDGFHPENVGRLVAGDARFRPCTPHGVQKLLESADIETEGKDVTIVGRSDIVGKPLANLLIQKADDGNATVTVCHSRTDDLAAKTRSADIVVAAVGVPELIDGSMLEDGTVVIDVGVNRVDADNDKGYELVGDVEFESAKEKASAITPVPGGVGPMTRAMLLYNTVKAASLQEDINVDLP
- a CDS encoding endonuclease Q family protein; the protein is MAGRWDFWCPDRSFVHEIRGERECKECGTRWSYYETGSVGCPACGSLRSVGVDERTEHTDLQVAFDLTPVRNAIDEAGPDELAERAGDRCREYVRRRGFVNAGTLRELDDTYLAAIELLHVADIVTREIRLEDREELYFLSLLRDADQGERPPADEVPRSLRAARGLAYANAVREYRRDVRTWTDNRDLTASERSALETLGEHVKRIRMLDGDVEPGTAERLVEATRNLANGLRGDEVAFSQAQERLDALEFDSID